A window of Desulfobacterales bacterium genomic DNA:
GTTCTGGAGTTATCTGATCGTCGTGCTGATCGCGGCAGCCGGTCTGAGCCGGGTTCCCTTCACGCCGCTCAAAATGCATCACTGGCTGCTTCTGGGCCTTGGTCTGACGCAGGTTCGCCCCCTGGTAGCCCTGATTGTTGTCGGGTGGCTGATCGCACTTGGCCTGCGAAAAAGGCAGCCGCCCCCCGAGCACTGGGCTGCTTTTAACGCCACGCAGGTCCTTTTGTTCCTGTGGACAACGGCTGCCCTGTTCGGACTTTATCTTGCCATCGAACGGGGACTGCTGGGCATCCCGGACATGCAGATTGCCGGCAATAATTCCCGGGAGTTCACTCTTCACTGGACCCGGGACAGAATCGATGCGATCATGCCCCGTCCCTGGGTGCTGTCTCTGCCGCAATGGATCTACCATATGCTGATGCTCATCTGGTCCCTGTGGCTGGCCATGTCCGTCATCAAATGGCTCAAATGGGGATGGAATTGTTTCAGCGAAGGGGGTATCTGGAGAAAACCGCCGCTGAAAAAACGGCAACCGGACGGAACGCTTGAAATGGATGTGAAGTTGAAAAGCGAAGGACTGAGTGCTGAGTCAAAGGACTGAGGACAGGGGGCAGAGGACTGAAAACTTATGGCTGACGACTCACGACTCACGACTCTCGACTGTATTGACTCTTGACTATATTTTAAAGGAGCTGAACGATATATGACGATTCCACGGTTTATTCCCTTTGGCGGCGATGAGGTCAGGCCCATTGATTATGATGAGGCGGACATCGTGGTCCTGCCTTTATGTTATGAGCATGCCCCCTCCTATGGCACCGGCAGCGAGCAGGGGCCTTATTATATTCTGGAGGCATCGGAGCAGCTGGAACGAATCGATGAGCAGACCCTCGCGGTCTGGGGGGATTATCCCATTTATACCCTTGAACCGGTAATACCGCCGCCGGATCCGGAAAAAGCCGTGATACAGATGAAAACCGCTGCGCATGAGGTTCTGACCCGGCATAAATTCCTATTGAGCCTCGGCGGGGATCACGCGGTGTCCATCGGCCCGATCATGGCGGCTTCACAGGTGTATCCGGATATGGGCGTGCTGCAGATCGACGCACATCTTGACCTGAGAAATGAATGGAACGGGAGTCGCTACAATCATGCCTGCGTGATGCGGCGGGTGCTCGATGATGTGAAAGTCCCCATTGTTCAGGTCGGGATTCGCTCCTTTTCACCCGAGGAGGCCGATCTGGTCAAAAAACGGCACCTGTCACCGTTCTACGCCCATACGATCACTCCTTCCGATCGCACATGGATCGATCGGGTAATCGAAGCCCTTCCCGAAACTATCTATATGACCATTGACCTGGACGGCCTGGATCCGTCCGTCATCCCGGGTACCGGCACCCCCGAGCCCGGCGGGCTTTCCTACCGGCAGCTGCTGGACCTGATCGATGCCGTCGGAAAGCACAAAACCGTTATCGCCGCCGACATCAACGAGCTTGCCAAAATACCCGGCACACAGGTATCCGAATATACCGCCGCAAAAATTGCCACCAAAATCATGGTTTACTGCCGAAAATAGAATCCGTATGTGCAGGATATGATCGATGGAGCCGGTAATCCGTTATGAGAACATCGTCATAAGGGATTACCGGCCATTTTTGGTATTGATAAATATTTTTTTTCTTCTATAATGACCACCTGGTCATCAATTCGAAACAGGGGTAGCTATGGCAATAGAATCAAGTGAAACAAAACTGTTTTTAAATCTGGAGCCGGACAAGCAGGAACGGATTCTGAATGCGGCCATTCACGAATTTGCCGAAAAGGGGTATGATTCGGCCAGTATGAATGTGGTCGTCAAACAGGCCGGCATATCCAAGGGCTCCCTGTTCAAATACTTTAACAGCAAAACCGGATTGTTTACCTTTGTCTACCGGATGGCGCTTGCGCAGGTTAAAAATTATCTCCGGACCGTCCGGGACAGCACCCTGGATGACCCCTTTTTCGTCCGGCTCGAAAAAATCATGCGGGCCGGGGTCGGATTCATCGACCGGTATCCGGGGCTGGCGAGAATTTACTACCGGATCATCTATACCGGAGATGCTCCCTATAAAAAAGAAATCCTCAAGGACATTCACAGCCAATCGCTGAAATTTATCGAATCGCTGGTCCGACAGGCCATCGAGCGCGCAGAGCTCCGCAAGGATCTGGACCCGGCAATCGGTGCATTTGTGCTGGAATGTGTTCTGGACCGGTTCGTTCAGGCCCATCACCTTGACTTTATTGACCCGTCCCTTCACCTCTGCGGCTGTCCGCCGGACGAATCCGACCGATGGATTCGCCACGTGATCGATCTGTTTAAACGCGGATTAGCGGCCCCTCTTTCCACAGACTCAACAGCATAAGATAAGGAGCGAGGCATCGAGATGAAATTTAATCAAAAAATGTCCGTCATCGTTGCGTGTATCGTCATATTGGCGACCGGATTCGGTCATGCGCTGGCCGACTCATGTCCTGAAATCCGGTTCGGTACCCTGCCGGTTCTGAAGGCGCTCCCCGTATTTGTTGCGGCTGAAAAAGGCTACTTTACCGAACAGGGGATTCGCGTCTCCCTGGTTCCCTTTTCGTCCGCCCTGGAAAAGGATGTGGCCCTGACCGCCGGAGAAATTTCCGGCTACTTCGGT
This region includes:
- the speB gene encoding agmatinase, giving the protein MTIPRFIPFGGDEVRPIDYDEADIVVLPLCYEHAPSYGTGSEQGPYYILEASEQLERIDEQTLAVWGDYPIYTLEPVIPPPDPEKAVIQMKTAAHEVLTRHKFLLSLGGDHAVSIGPIMAASQVYPDMGVLQIDAHLDLRNEWNGSRYNHACVMRRVLDDVKVPIVQVGIRSFSPEEADLVKKRHLSPFYAHTITPSDRTWIDRVIEALPETIYMTIDLDGLDPSVIPGTGTPEPGGLSYRQLLDLIDAVGKHKTVIAADINELAKIPGTQVSEYTAAKIATKIMVYCRK
- a CDS encoding TetR/AcrR family transcriptional regulator, whose protein sequence is MAIESSETKLFLNLEPDKQERILNAAIHEFAEKGYDSASMNVVVKQAGISKGSLFKYFNSKTGLFTFVYRMALAQVKNYLRTVRDSTLDDPFFVRLEKIMRAGVGFIDRYPGLARIYYRIIYTGDAPYKKEILKDIHSQSLKFIESLVRQAIERAELRKDLDPAIGAFVLECVLDRFVQAHHLDFIDPSLHLCGCPPDESDRWIRHVIDLFKRGLAAPLSTDSTA